The Pseudomonas aeruginosa genome includes the window GCTCGGTGAAACTGTCCCAGTTCTGTGCCTGGCGGGCCCCCGGCAGCAGGCCGGAAAGCCCGGCCGGCTTGCCGAAGCGGGCTTCCAGCGCGGCCGGTTCGAAGCGCGCCAGCAGGTGGCGGATGGCGGCCTGCACGCCGGCCATCACCGCCAGCTGGTGCGCCTTGAGGTCTTCGAAGCTGTCGGCCACCGCGCGATCCGGCGCCATGAACGCCTGGTTGTCGCGGCGCAGCAGGAGCAGCATGGCCTCGTCGACGTTCGGCGCGAACTTCAGCGGGTTGTTCTGCACCGGCTGGATCATGGTCTGCGCCATGCGGAACTCGCCCTTCAGGCTGGCCCGCGCGCGCAGCACGTCCACCAGTCCTTCCACCAGGCCGCGATAGCTGCGGCCGATGGCTTCCATCTGCGCTTCGGCGCCGGCCGGGTCGACCTTCAACTGGGTCATGCCGGCGCCGCGCAGGAACGCTTGCAGCAGGTCGCCGCCGGCCGACGCGGCGGCGCTTGCCGGCGGCGTCGGCGCCGCCACGCTCGCTGGCTGTGGCTGTGGCTGTGGCTGTGGCTGTGGCTGTGGCTGTTGGGTGATCCCTGGGTCGGCGAAGGGCATCGCCAGCGGCGTCGGTTCGGCCGTCGGCAGCGGCTGGGCGACGGGCGTGGCGCTTGGCGCGGGCGTGTTGCCGAGCAGTTCGGCGAACGGGTCCCAGTCGGCCGGAATCAGCGGTGCGCCGCCAGCGGGCGGTGGCGCCGGGGTGGTCGCGGGGGGCGGCGGGATCACCGGTTCCGGCGGGCGGAAGTCGTGCTGTTCGGCCGGTACATGGTCCGGACGCGGCGCCGCGCCGGGCGGCGGCGGGGTGAGGAAGTCGAACAGGTCGGGCTTGGTGTCCAGCGGCGAGCCGCCCTGGAAATGCGCCGTCACCGCGGGGTGCGGGGTGGGCGCCGGTTCGGCGAAGGCAGGCGCCGATCCGGCGGCCTGCCGGCTCATCAGGGCGTCGAAGCTGGTGAACGGATCGGTCTGCGGATTGCCGCTGCCGGGCAGGGCGATGTCATGGCCGAGCTGGACGAGGATGTCGTATTCGCCGAGGCGGACGGTCTCGCCGTCCTGCAGCGGCTCGCTGTTGCCGCGGCGCAGGCGGTGCCCGGCATTGACCAGCAGCACGCCGTTGGTGCTGGTGTCGGTGAGGTAGTACACCCCGTCGCGGTTGAGGATGGTGCAGTGGCGGCTGGAGACCAGGCGCTCCGGGTCCGGCAGGACCCAGTCGTTGTCCGGGCCCCGACCGATGGTCAGCTGTCCCTGGTCCAGTACCTTTTCCGAACACTGACCGGGGGTCAGCTTGTGGTAGCTGGTGATGGTCAATCGCAGCGGCATTGCTACTCCTTGCATTGCCAGCGCCCGGCTCTTCCAGGCGCTCACCCCCGTGCCCGAGGGATTTCGGTTCGCATCCAGGCTGGCCCGACGGCTTTCCGGCGTTTCGTCGCCTCGGGAAGACACATCGGGTGGTACCGGATTATAAAAGACTAATCCTACGTCTTTTAAAGATTTGTCCGATCTGCGGTGTCATGCAACTAGTGGCGTTGTGCCTTCCTTGACAAGCCTTGCGGCATGCCACAAGAATTTTGCCAACCTTTCGAGTCATCCGATATTCATCAATGGCTCCTACAAGATCCGACGGAGTGGATCTTACAAGCGAAGGTGAGGGCCGCGCAGCGGCTTCGATGATAGGGAGATCGTCACCGTGCTGGATGTACCCGTTTTGCTGGCTGCCGTATCCCCGGACTCGCCCTGTGGCGACGATCTGGAGTACGACGCCGCGTTCCTCGAACTCGAACGCATCGCCCAGGGCCAACCCGAGCGCCAGATGGGCGATGCCGTGCTGCCCGCCGAACCGCCGGAGTGGCCGCGCGTACGCGCGCTGGCCAGCGAACTGTTCGGCCGTAGCAAGGACCTGCGGGTAGCCAACCTGCTGCTGCAGAGCAACGTCGCCCTCGACGGCCTGGACGGGCTCGCCGACGGCCTGCTGCTGGTCCGCGAGCTGCTCGGCCAGTACTGGGACGGCGTCTATCCGCTGCTCGACGCCGATGACGACAACGACCCCACCTTCCGTATCAACGCCCTCACCGGCCTGGTCGCCGAACCGCTGCTGCAACTGGTCTGGGCGATCCCGCTGGTGCGCTCGCGGGCGTTCGGCCCGGTCAACCTGCGCGCCGCGCTGAACGCCGCCGGGCTGCAACGCTTCGCCAGCGAGACCCTGAGTCCCGAGCAGATCGCCGGCGCCTTCGCCGATGCCGACGCCGATGCGCTGGCCGCCACCCGGCGCGCCCTGGAAGGCGCCCAGGAACATGCCCTGGCCATCGAGAGCGGCGTCGCCGAACGGGTCGGCTCGGCCCAGGGACTCGACCTCGGTCCCCTTCGTCAACTGCTGCGCCAGGCCCTCCAGGTGTTCGACCTGTACGGCCCGCAGGGCGCCGGCGAGCCCTTGGCGCCGGGTGCCGAAGCGGCCGCCGACGAGCAGGGGGGCGCCGCGCCTGTCGCAGCCGTCGCCGCGCCGGCACCGCGAGCCAGCGGCGAGATCGCCAACCGCGAAGACGTCCTGCGCCAGCTCGACCGCCTGCTCGAGTATTACGTTCGTCACGAGCCGTCGAGCCCGGTGCCGGTGCTGCTCAAGCGCGCCAAGACACTGGTGACGGCCGACTTCGCCGAAATCGTGAGGAATCTCATCCCCGATGGGATTTCCCAGTTCGAAACCCTGCGAGGCCCGGAAAGCGAGTAACGCCTAGCGGCCGTCCGGGCCAACGCTGCAAGCCGCCGGGGCGATTCCGACGGCGCTAACAACCGCCGTCGCGCGAGGGAGAAACAAGATGGGAAGCACTACCAGCAGTCAGAAGTTCATCGCCAGGAACCGGGCGCCACGCGTGCAGATCGAGTACGACGTGGAGTTGTACGGTGCCGAGAAGAAGGTCCAGCTGCCCTTCGTCATGGGCGTCATGGCCGACCTCGCCGGCAAGCCCGCCGAACCCCAGGCGGCGGTCGCCGACCGCAAGTTCCTGGAGATCGACGTGGACAACTTCGATGCCCGGCTGAAGGCGATGAAGCCGCGGGTGGCCTTCAACGTACCGAACGTGCTGACCGGCGAAGGCAACCTGAGCCTGGACATCACCTTCGAGAGCATGGACGACTTCAGCCCCGCCGCGGTGGCGCGCAAGGTCGATTCGCTGAACAAGCTGCTCGAGGCGCGTACCCAGCTGGCCAACCTGCTGACCTACATGGACGGCAAGACCGGCGCCGAGGAAATGATCATGAAGGCGATCAAGGACCCGGCCCTGCTTCAGGCCCTGGCCAGCGCGCCGAAGCCCAAAGACGACGAGCCGCAGGCGTAAGAGGATTCCAGCATGGCCGAATTGAGCACCGAGAACCTGGCCCAGGGCCAGACCACCACCGAGCAGACCAGTGAGTTCGCCAGCCTGCTGCTGCAGGAGTTCAAGCCCAAGACCGAGCGCGCCCGCGAAGCGGTGGAGACCGCCGTGCGGACCCTCGCCGAGCATGCCCTGGAGCAGACCAGCCTGATCTCCAACGACGCGATCAAGTCGATCGAGTCGATCATCGCGGCGATCGACGCCAAGCTCACCGCGCAGGTCAACCTGATCATGCACCACGCCGACTTCCAGCAACTGGAAAGCGCCTGGCGCGGCCTGCACTACCTGGTCAACAACACCGAGACCGACGAGCAACTGAAGATCCGCGTGCTGAACATCTCCAAGCCGGAGCTGCACAAGACCCTGAAGAAATTCAAGGGCACCACCTGGGACCAGAGCCCGATCTTCAAGAAGCTCTACGAAGAGGAATACGGCCAGTTCGGCGGCGAGCCCTATGGCTGCCTGGTCGGCGACTACTACTTCGACCAGTCGCCGCCGGACGTCGAGCTGCTCGGCGAGATGGCGAAGATCTCCGCCGCCATGCACGCGCCGTTCATTTCCGCCGCCTCGCCGACGGTGATGGGCATGGGTTCCTGGCAGGAACTGTCCAACCCGCGCGACCTGACCAAGATCTTCACCACCCCGGAATACGCCGGCTGGCGTTCGCTGCGCGAGTCCGAGGACTCCCGCTACATCGGCCTGACCATGCCGCGCTTCCTGGCGCGCCTGCCCTACGGGGCGAAGACCGATCCGGTGGAAGAGTTCGCCTTCGAGGAAGAAACCGACGGCGCCGACAGCAGCAAGTACGCCTGGGCCAACTCGGCCTACGCGATGGCGGTCAACATCAACCGCTCCTTCAAGCTCTACGGCTGGTGCTCGCGGATCCGCGGCGTCGAGTCCGGCGGCGAGGTGCAGGGCCTGCCGGCGCACACCTTCCCCACCGACGACGGCGGCGTGGACATGAAGTGCCCGACCGAGATCGCCATTTCCGACCGCCGCGAGGCGGAGCTGGCGAAGAACGGCTTCATGCCGCTGCTGCACAAGAAGAACACCGACTTCGCCGCCTTCATCGGCGCGCAGTCGCTGCAGAAACCCGCCGAGTACGACGATCCGGACGCCACCGCCAACGCCAACCTGGCGGCGCGCCTGCCCTACCTGTTCGCCACCTGCCGCTTCGCCCATTACCTGAAGTGCATCGTTCGCGACAAGATCGGTTCCTTCAAGGAGAAGGACGAGATGCAGCGCTGGCTGCAGGACTGGATCCTCAACTACGTCGACGGCGACCCGGCCCACTCCACCGAGACCACCAAGGCCCAGCACCCGCTGGCGGCGGCCGAAGTGGTGGTGGAGGAAGTCGAAGGCAATCCGGGTTACTACAACTCGAAGTTCTTCCTTCGCCCGCACTACCAGCTCGAGGGACTGACGGTATCGCTACGCCTGGTATCCAAGCTGCCTTCGGCCAAAGAGGCCTGAGGCATTCAACGACAGCGCCTGCCATGGTGGCGGGCGCTTGCATAGCGTAGTGGCGCGAGCCACACGGGAGGAAAGATGGCTGTTGATATGTTCATCAAGATCGGCGACGTCAAGGGTGAGTCCAAGGACAAGACTCACGCCGAGGAAATCGACGTGCTGGCATGGAGCTGGGGCATGTCCCAGTCCGGGTCGATGCACATGGGCGGTGGCGGCGGCGCCGGCAAGGTCAACGTGCAGGACCTGTCGTTCACCAAGTACATCGACAAGTCCACGCCCAACCTGATGATGGCCTGCTCCAGCGGCAAGCACTATCCGCAGGCGAAGCTGACCATCCGCAAGGCCGGCGGCGAGAACCAGGTCGAGTACCTGATCATCACCCTGAAGGAAGTCCTGGTGTCCTCGGTGAGCACCGGCGGCAGCGGTGGCGAGGATCGCCTGACCGAGAACGTGACCCTGAACTTCGCCCAGGTCCAGGTCGACTACCAGCCGCAGAAGGCGGATGGCGCGAAGGACGGCGGTCCGGTCAAGTACGGCTGGAACATCCGCCAGAACGTGCAGGCCTGATGAGCCGGCTGCCGGTCATGGCGTGGCCAGGCCATGCCGTGGCCGGTGCGAGCGCCCGCCATGCCGGGTGCCGAAGGCGCGCGCGGCGCGCCGCGGACCTCGTCCGCCCGACCTCCTGCCGGAGGTACTGAATTCCACCGGGTCGTCCGTCGCGTCCGCCGGGCGCCATGGCCGACCCTTCATTCGCATCCGGGCGCCTGGGCTCCCGGCTACAGGGAAGTATCGCGATGATCGCCGAAGAACTGTTGCGCGCCGGGCGCCTGGACGATGCCTTGAAAGCCTTGCAGGAACAGGTGCGCAGCCAGCCGTCGAACGCTACCCTGCGGATCTTCCTGTTCCAGCTGCTGGCCGTGATGGGCCAGTGGGCGCGGGCGCAGAACCAGCTCAAGGTGGTCGGCGAACTGGATGCCTCGGCGCTGCCGATGGTACAGACCTACTCCACCGCCATCGACTGCGAGGCGCTGCGCCGCGAGGTGTTCGCCGGGCGCCTGACGCCGGTGATCCTCGGCCAGCCGGCGGAATGGATCGCGCCGCTGTTGCAGGCCCTGAGCCTGGACGCCGAAGGCCATGGCGAGGCCGCCCAGGCCCTGCGCGAACAGGCCTTCGACGCCGCGCCGGCGGTGCCCGGGCGGATCGGCGAAGCGCCGTTCGCCTGGCTGGCGGATGCCGACACGCGCCTCGGCCCGGTGCTCGAGGTAATCGTCAACGGTCGCTATGCCTGGTTGCCGATGAGCAACCTGCGCAGCCTCAAGGTCGAGGCGCCGAGCGACCTGCGCGATCTGGTCTGGCTGCCGGCCGAACTGACCCTGGCCAACGGTGGCGCCACCGTCGCGCTGCTGCCGGCGCGCTACGCGGAAACCGTCGAGCACGGCGACGACGCCGCGCGCCTGGGGCGCAAGACCGAATGGCTGGACAGCGGCCTGCCGGTCGGCCAGCGGCTGTTCGTCACCGATGCCGGCGAGACCGCGCTGTTCGACCTGCGTGAACTGGACTTCGAGCCGACGGACGCCTGACATGGCCGAACTGACCCTCCAGGAGCGCCTGCAGCCGTCGCTGCTCGACCGCCTCACCGACGATGAGCCGGGCAA containing:
- the tssB gene encoding type VI secretion system contractile sheath small subunit, whose amino-acid sequence is MGSTTSSQKFIARNRAPRVQIEYDVELYGAEKKVQLPFVMGVMADLAGKPAEPQAAVADRKFLEIDVDNFDARLKAMKPRVAFNVPNVLTGEGNLSLDITFESMDDFSPAAVARKVDSLNKLLEARTQLANLLTYMDGKTGAEEMIMKAIKDPALLQALASAPKPKDDEPQA
- the tagJ gene encoding type VI secretion system accessory protein TagJ, with product MADPSFASGRLGSRLQGSIAMIAEELLRAGRLDDALKALQEQVRSQPSNATLRIFLFQLLAVMGQWARAQNQLKVVGELDASALPMVQTYSTAIDCEALRREVFAGRLTPVILGQPAEWIAPLLQALSLDAEGHGEAAQALREQAFDAAPAVPGRIGEAPFAWLADADTRLGPVLEVIVNGRYAWLPMSNLRSLKVEAPSDLRDLVWLPAELTLANGGATVALLPARYAETVEHGDDAARLGRKTEWLDSGLPVGQRLFVTDAGETALFDLRELDFEPTDA
- the tssA gene encoding type VI secretion system protein TssA, encoding MLDVPVLLAAVSPDSPCGDDLEYDAAFLELERIAQGQPERQMGDAVLPAEPPEWPRVRALASELFGRSKDLRVANLLLQSNVALDGLDGLADGLLLVRELLGQYWDGVYPLLDADDDNDPTFRINALTGLVAEPLLQLVWAIPLVRSRAFGPVNLRAALNAAGLQRFASETLSPEQIAGAFADADADALAATRRALEGAQEHALAIESGVAERVGSAQGLDLGPLRQLLRQALQVFDLYGPQGAGEPLAPGAEAAADEQGGAAPVAAVAAPAPRASGEIANREDVLRQLDRLLEYYVRHEPSSPVPVLLKRAKTLVTADFAEIVRNLIPDGISQFETLRGPESE
- the tagH gene encoding type VI secretion system-associated FHA domain protein TagH, which translates into the protein MPLRLTITSYHKLTPGQCSEKVLDQGQLTIGRGPDNDWVLPDPERLVSSRHCTILNRDGVYYLTDTSTNGVLLVNAGHRLRRGNSEPLQDGETVRLGEYDILVQLGHDIALPGSGNPQTDPFTSFDALMSRQAAGSAPAFAEPAPTPHPAVTAHFQGGSPLDTKPDLFDFLTPPPPGAAPRPDHVPAEQHDFRPPEPVIPPPPATTPAPPPAGGAPLIPADWDPFAELLGNTPAPSATPVAQPLPTAEPTPLAMPFADPGITQQPQPQPQPQPQPQPASVAAPTPPASAAASAGGDLLQAFLRGAGMTQLKVDPAGAEAQMEAIGRSYRGLVEGLVDVLRARASLKGEFRMAQTMIQPVQNNPLKFAPNVDEAMLLLLRRDNQAFMAPDRAVADSFEDLKAHQLAVMAGVQAAIRHLLARFEPAALEARFGKPAGLSGLLPGARQAQNWDSFTELYAKILREAEDDFQELFGREFSRAYEEHSARLRRS
- the tssC gene encoding type VI secretion system contractile sheath large subunit, giving the protein MAELSTENLAQGQTTTEQTSEFASLLLQEFKPKTERAREAVETAVRTLAEHALEQTSLISNDAIKSIESIIAAIDAKLTAQVNLIMHHADFQQLESAWRGLHYLVNNTETDEQLKIRVLNISKPELHKTLKKFKGTTWDQSPIFKKLYEEEYGQFGGEPYGCLVGDYYFDQSPPDVELLGEMAKISAAMHAPFISAASPTVMGMGSWQELSNPRDLTKIFTTPEYAGWRSLRESEDSRYIGLTMPRFLARLPYGAKTDPVEEFAFEEETDGADSSKYAWANSAYAMAVNINRSFKLYGWCSRIRGVESGGEVQGLPAHTFPTDDGGVDMKCPTEIAISDRREAELAKNGFMPLLHKKNTDFAAFIGAQSLQKPAEYDDPDATANANLAARLPYLFATCRFAHYLKCIVRDKIGSFKEKDEMQRWLQDWILNYVDGDPAHSTETTKAQHPLAAAEVVVEEVEGNPGYYNSKFFLRPHYQLEGLTVSLRLVSKLPSAKEA
- the hcp gene encoding type VI secretion system receptor/chaperone Hcp; this encodes MAVDMFIKIGDVKGESKDKTHAEEIDVLAWSWGMSQSGSMHMGGGGGAGKVNVQDLSFTKYIDKSTPNLMMACSSGKHYPQAKLTIRKAGGENQVEYLIITLKEVLVSSVSTGGSGGEDRLTENVTLNFAQVQVDYQPQKADGAKDGGPVKYGWNIRQNVQA